One window of the Streptomyces sp. ITFR-21 genome contains the following:
- a CDS encoding quinone-dependent dihydroorotate dehydrogenase, which yields MYDLFFRVVFRRMDAERAHHVAFRWIRLTVRVPGLRTLVAAVLAPQIASLRTEALGLRMRGPFGLAAGFDKNAAAVDGMAMLGFDHVEIGTVTGQAQPGNPRRRLFRLVPDRALINRMGFNNDGAAAVAARLAARKEVFPTTVGVNIGRTRTATDEDVVADYAASTERLARHADYLVVNVSSPNTPGLRDLQAAAALRPLLTAVREAADRSVAGRRVPLLVKIAPDLADEDVDAVADLAVELGLDGIVATNTTVAREDLGLHSPARLVQEAGGLSGAPLKGRSLEVLRRLYARVGDRLVLVGVGGIEDAEDAWQRILAGATLVQGYSAFVYRGPFWMRAVHLGLAARLAASPYPTLADAVGAEHKEVRV from the coding sequence ATGTACGACCTGTTCTTCCGCGTGGTGTTCCGGCGTATGGACGCCGAACGCGCGCACCACGTGGCGTTCCGCTGGATCCGGCTGACCGTGCGCGTACCGGGCCTGCGGACACTGGTGGCCGCGGTGCTCGCACCGCAGATCGCCTCGCTGCGGACCGAGGCGCTGGGCCTGCGGATGCGCGGACCGTTCGGGCTGGCGGCCGGCTTCGACAAGAACGCCGCCGCCGTCGACGGGATGGCCATGCTCGGCTTCGACCACGTCGAGATCGGCACCGTCACCGGGCAGGCCCAGCCCGGCAACCCGAGGAGAAGGCTGTTCCGGCTGGTCCCGGACCGCGCGCTGATCAACCGGATGGGCTTCAACAACGACGGCGCGGCGGCGGTCGCCGCCCGGCTGGCCGCCCGCAAGGAGGTCTTCCCCACCACCGTCGGCGTCAACATCGGCAGGACCAGGACCGCCACCGACGAGGACGTCGTCGCGGACTACGCGGCCTCCACCGAGCGGCTGGCCCGGCACGCCGACTACCTGGTGGTCAACGTCTCCTCACCGAACACCCCGGGGCTGCGCGACCTCCAGGCCGCCGCCGCGCTGCGCCCGCTGCTCACCGCGGTCCGCGAGGCCGCCGACCGCTCGGTGGCCGGCCGGCGGGTGCCGCTGCTGGTGAAGATCGCCCCCGACCTCGCCGACGAGGACGTGGACGCGGTGGCCGACCTCGCCGTGGAGCTCGGCCTGGACGGCATCGTCGCCACCAACACCACGGTCGCCCGCGAGGACCTGGGCCTGCACTCGCCGGCCCGCCTCGTCCAGGAGGCCGGCGGCCTGTCCGGCGCGCCGCTCAAGGGGCGCTCGCTGGAGGTCCTGCGCCGGCTGTACGCCCGGGTGGGCGACCGCCTGGTGCTGGTCGGGGTCGGCGGTATCGAGGACGCCGAGGACGCCTGGCAGCGCATCCTGGCCGGCGCCACCCTCGTCCAGGGCTACAGCGCGTTCGTCTACCGCGGGCCCTTCTGGATGCGGGCGGTGCACCTGGGCCTGGCCGCCCGGCTGGCCGCGAGCCCGTACCCGACCCTCGCCGACGCGGTCGGCGCCGAGCACAAGGAGGTGCGCGTATGA
- the rpoZ gene encoding DNA-directed RNA polymerase subunit omega, which translates to MSSSITTPEGIINPPIDELLEATDSKYSLVIYAAKRARQINAYYSQLGEGLLEYVGPLVDTHVHEKPLSIALREINAGLLTSEAVEAPPTN; encoded by the coding sequence GTGTCCTCTTCCATCACCACACCCGAGGGCATCATCAACCCGCCGATTGATGAGCTGCTCGAAGCGACCGACTCCAAGTACAGCCTGGTGATCTACGCCGCCAAGCGCGCACGGCAGATCAACGCGTACTACTCCCAGCTCGGCGAGGGCCTGCTGGAGTACGTCGGGCCGCTGGTGGACACCCACGTCCACGAGAAGCCGCTCTCCATCGCGCTGCGCGAGATCAACGCCGGCCTGCTGACCTCCGAGGCCGTCGAGGCACCGCCCACCAACTGA
- the coaBC gene encoding bifunctional phosphopantothenoylcysteine decarboxylase/phosphopantothenate--cysteine ligase CoaBC produces the protein MSGSDGADTRSGPRVVLGVSGGIAAYKACELLRRFTESGHDVRVVPTDAALHFVGEATWAALSGHPVATRVWDDAHQVPHVRIGRGADLVVVAPATADTLARAAHGLADDLLTNTLLTAGCPVVYAPAMHTEMWEHPATQDNVATLRRRGAVVIEPAVGRLTGADTGKGRLPEPAEIYEVCRRVLARGQDLPDLAGRHVVISAGGTREPLDPVRYLGNRSSGKQGYALARTAVARGARVTLLAANTGLPDPAGADVTAVGTAEQLREAVLKAAADADVVVMAAAVADFRPAAYATGKIKKKDGEEPAPLALVRNPDILAELSAGRPRPGQLVVGFAAETDDVLANGRAKLARKGCDLLVVNEVGELKAFGTEENEAVVLGADGSETPVPRGPKDALADRVWDLVVTRLA, from the coding sequence ATGAGCGGAAGCGACGGCGCGGACACCCGGAGCGGGCCGCGGGTGGTACTCGGCGTCAGCGGCGGCATCGCCGCGTACAAGGCGTGCGAGCTGCTGCGGCGGTTCACCGAGTCCGGACACGACGTCCGGGTGGTGCCCACCGACGCGGCGCTGCACTTCGTCGGGGAGGCCACCTGGGCCGCGCTGTCCGGCCACCCGGTCGCCACCCGGGTCTGGGACGACGCGCACCAGGTGCCGCACGTGCGGATCGGCCGCGGCGCCGACCTCGTGGTGGTCGCCCCCGCCACCGCCGACACCCTGGCCAGGGCCGCCCACGGCCTCGCCGACGACCTGCTCACCAACACCCTGCTCACCGCCGGCTGCCCGGTCGTCTACGCCCCCGCCATGCACACCGAGATGTGGGAGCACCCCGCCACCCAGGACAACGTGGCCACCCTGCGCCGCCGCGGCGCCGTCGTCATCGAACCCGCCGTCGGCCGGCTCACCGGCGCCGACACCGGCAAGGGCCGGCTGCCCGAACCGGCCGAGATCTACGAGGTCTGCCGGCGGGTGCTCGCCCGCGGCCAGGACCTGCCGGACCTCGCCGGACGCCACGTGGTGATCAGCGCCGGCGGCACCCGCGAGCCGCTCGACCCGGTCCGCTACCTCGGCAACCGCTCCTCGGGCAAGCAGGGCTACGCGCTGGCCCGTACCGCCGTGGCCCGCGGCGCCCGCGTCACCCTGCTCGCCGCCAACACCGGCCTGCCCGACCCGGCCGGCGCCGACGTGACGGCGGTGGGCACCGCGGAGCAGCTCCGCGAGGCCGTGCTCAAGGCCGCCGCCGACGCCGACGTGGTGGTGATGGCCGCGGCCGTCGCCGACTTCCGACCCGCCGCCTACGCCACCGGCAAGATCAAGAAGAAGGACGGCGAGGAGCCGGCACCGCTCGCGCTGGTGCGCAATCCGGACATTCTCGCCGAGCTGTCGGCCGGCCGGCCGCGCCCCGGACAGCTGGTGGTCGGCTTCGCCGCCGAGACCGACGACGTCCTCGCCAACGGCCGCGCCAAACTCGCCCGCAAGGGCTGCGACCTGCTGGTGGTCAACGAGGTCGGGGAGCTCAAGGCGTTCGGCACCGAGGAGAACGAGGCGGTGGTCCTGGGCGCCGACGGCAGCGAGACCCCGGTCCCACGGGGGCCGAAGGATGCGCTCGCCGACCGGGTGTGGGATCTGGTGGTCACCCGGCTGGCCTGA
- the pyrF gene encoding orotidine-5'-phosphate decarboxylase, with protein MTTTAPEPFGARLRRALDTRGRLCVGVDPHPALLTDWGLPDDVAGLERFTMTVVEALAGTTAVLKPQSAFFERFGSRGVAVLERAVLRARQAGALVLMDAKRGDIGSTMAAYAAAYLDKDAPLFCDAVTVSPYLGFGSLRPALEAARISGAGVFVLALTSNPEGAEVQRATVPGGGSVAQAVLDHIAAENAGAEPLGSVGAVVGATLGDARAGLAVNGPLLAPGIGAQGATPADLPRLFGDALVNVVPSVSRDVLRHGPDPAALRNATAAYADQVRAVVEDAHANGRIGRKREDITDW; from the coding sequence ATGACCACCACGGCCCCCGAGCCCTTCGGCGCCCGGCTGCGCCGCGCGCTCGACACCCGCGGCCGGCTCTGCGTCGGCGTCGACCCGCACCCCGCGCTGCTCACCGACTGGGGGCTGCCGGACGACGTGGCGGGCCTGGAGCGCTTCACCATGACCGTGGTGGAGGCGCTGGCCGGGACCACCGCGGTGCTCAAGCCGCAGTCGGCGTTCTTCGAGCGCTTCGGGTCGCGCGGTGTCGCGGTGCTGGAGCGGGCGGTGCTGCGGGCCCGGCAGGCGGGCGCACTGGTGCTGATGGACGCCAAGCGCGGCGACATCGGGTCCACCATGGCCGCGTACGCCGCCGCGTATCTCGACAAGGACGCGCCGCTGTTCTGCGACGCGGTGACGGTCAGCCCGTACCTCGGCTTCGGTTCGCTGCGGCCCGCGCTGGAGGCGGCGCGGATCTCCGGTGCGGGTGTCTTCGTCCTGGCGCTGACCTCCAACCCGGAGGGTGCCGAGGTGCAGCGGGCGACCGTGCCCGGCGGCGGCTCGGTCGCCCAGGCGGTGCTGGACCACATCGCGGCCGAGAACGCCGGCGCCGAGCCGCTCGGCTCGGTGGGCGCGGTGGTCGGCGCCACCCTCGGCGACGCGCGGGCCGGCCTGGCGGTGAACGGGCCGCTGCTGGCCCCCGGGATCGGTGCCCAGGGGGCGACCCCGGCCGATCTCCCCCGGCTGTTCGGCGACGCGCTGGTCAATGTCGTGCCGAGCGTCAGCCGCGACGTGCTGCGGCACGGACCGGATCCCGCGGCGTTGCGGAATGCGACGGCGGCTTATGCCGATCAGGTGCGGGCGGTGGTCGAGGACGCTCACGCAAACGGCCGGATCGGTAGAAAACGTGAAGATATTACTGACTGGTAA
- a CDS encoding integration host factor yields the protein MALPPLTPEQRAAALEKAAAARRERAEVKNRLKHSGASLHDVIKQGQENDVIGKMKVSALLESLPGVGKVRAKQIMERLGISESRRVRGLGSNQIASLEREFGGTPA from the coding sequence GTGGCTCTTCCGCCCCTTACCCCTGAACAGCGCGCTGCCGCGCTCGAAAAGGCCGCCGCGGCTCGCCGGGAGCGCGCCGAGGTCAAGAACCGGCTCAAGCACTCCGGCGCATCCCTGCACGACGTCATCAAGCAGGGCCAGGAGAACGACGTCATCGGCAAGATGAAGGTCTCCGCACTCCTGGAATCCCTTCCCGGCGTCGGCAAGGTCCGCGCCAAGCAGATCATGGAGCGGCTCGGCATCTCCGAGAGCCGCCGGGTCCGCGGTCTCGGTTCCAACCAGATCGCCTCGCTGGAACGCGAGTTCGGCGGCACCCCCGCCTGA
- a CDS encoding primosomal protein N', with protein sequence MSGENGQDRRPPGQEAAGGEQLALIRETVRRTRAKPRTWRGAALAERLPVARVLVDKGLLHLDQFFDYAVPAAMDEQARPGVRVRVRFGARVVGGRREGGTLHDGFVVERRADSDYRGPLAPLAQVLSDEPVLTPPLLALCRRVADRYAGALADVVQLAVPPRMARAEKEPSPVPPSDPPPPDPGSWTRYAAGPAYLQALARGDTPRAVWLALPGPHWPRELAVALATTLAGGRGALAVLPDGRSAARVDTALTELIGPGHHVMLTADAGPEERYRRWLAVSRGTVRAVVGTRAAMFAPVADLGLVALWDDGDSNHSEPHAPQPHARDVTLLRAREERTAYLLGGITGTVEGAQLVESGWALPLAASRDEVRAAAPLIRTIGDADQARDEAARAARLPSLAWQVTRDALARGPVLVQVPRRGYVPRLACDHCRAAARCAACAGPLELRDRQGTPHCGWCGRPAADWHCPECGGFRLRAQVVGARRTAEELGRAFPRVPVRTSGRDTVLATVGTAPALVIATPGAEPVADEGYAAALLLDGWALLNRPDLRAGEEALRRWALAAALVRPAADGGTVVVVAEASLRPVQALVRWDPAGHAVRELAERTELRFPPVARMASVTGSPAALAEFVDQVRLPAGTDQLGPVPLAVPPAGTRGRAGALSPPPGEQWERLLLRVPPGAGAALAAALKEAQVQRAARGAAEPTFVRMDPPDIG encoded by the coding sequence ATGAGCGGCGAGAACGGGCAGGACCGGCGGCCCCCCGGGCAGGAGGCGGCGGGGGGCGAACAGCTCGCGCTCATCCGGGAGACCGTCCGCAGAACCCGCGCCAAGCCCCGAACCTGGCGCGGCGCCGCCCTCGCCGAGCGCCTGCCGGTGGCCCGGGTCCTGGTCGACAAGGGCCTGCTGCACCTGGACCAGTTCTTCGACTACGCGGTACCCGCCGCCATGGACGAGCAGGCCCGGCCCGGCGTACGGGTCAGGGTCCGCTTCGGGGCCCGGGTGGTCGGCGGACGCAGGGAAGGCGGCACCCTGCACGACGGCTTCGTCGTCGAACGCCGCGCCGACAGCGACTACCGGGGCCCGCTCGCCCCGCTCGCCCAAGTGCTGTCCGACGAGCCGGTGCTCACCCCGCCGCTGCTGGCACTGTGCCGCCGCGTTGCCGACCGGTACGCCGGAGCGCTCGCCGACGTCGTACAGCTCGCCGTGCCCCCCCGGATGGCCCGCGCCGAGAAGGAGCCGTCGCCCGTCCCGCCGTCCGACCCGCCGCCGCCGGACCCCGGCAGCTGGACCCGGTACGCCGCCGGCCCCGCCTACCTCCAGGCGCTGGCCCGCGGCGACACCCCCCGAGCGGTATGGCTCGCGCTGCCCGGACCGCACTGGCCGCGCGAACTCGCGGTGGCCCTCGCCACGACCCTGGCCGGCGGGCGCGGCGCCCTGGCCGTACTGCCCGACGGGCGGTCCGCCGCCCGGGTGGACACCGCCCTCACCGAGCTGATCGGCCCCGGACACCACGTGATGCTGACCGCCGACGCCGGACCGGAGGAGCGCTACCGGCGCTGGCTCGCGGTCAGCCGCGGCACGGTCCGGGCGGTGGTCGGCACCCGCGCCGCGATGTTCGCGCCCGTCGCCGACCTCGGGCTCGTCGCCCTGTGGGACGACGGCGACTCCAACCACAGCGAGCCGCACGCGCCGCAGCCGCACGCCCGCGACGTGACCTTGCTGCGCGCCCGCGAGGAGCGCACCGCCTACCTGCTCGGCGGCATCACCGGCACTGTGGAGGGTGCCCAACTGGTCGAGAGCGGCTGGGCGCTGCCGCTGGCCGCGAGCCGCGACGAGGTCCGCGCCGCCGCGCCGCTGATCCGCACCATCGGCGACGCCGACCAGGCCCGGGACGAGGCCGCAAGAGCGGCCCGGCTGCCCTCGCTCGCCTGGCAGGTCACCCGGGATGCGCTCGCCCGCGGCCCGGTCCTGGTCCAGGTGCCCCGCCGCGGCTACGTGCCCAGGCTCGCCTGCGACCACTGCCGGGCGGCGGCCCGCTGCGCCGCCTGCGCCGGCCCGCTGGAACTGCGGGACCGCCAGGGCACCCCGCACTGCGGCTGGTGCGGCCGGCCCGCCGCGGACTGGCACTGCCCCGAGTGCGGCGGCTTCCGGCTGCGCGCCCAGGTGGTCGGCGCCCGGCGCACCGCGGAGGAACTGGGCCGGGCCTTCCCCCGGGTGCCGGTCCGCACCTCCGGACGCGACACCGTGCTCGCCACCGTCGGGACCGCTCCGGCGCTGGTCATCGCCACCCCCGGCGCGGAACCGGTGGCCGACGAGGGGTACGCGGCGGCGCTGCTGCTCGACGGCTGGGCGCTGCTCAACCGGCCGGACCTGCGGGCCGGGGAGGAGGCGCTGCGCCGCTGGGCGCTGGCCGCGGCGCTGGTGCGGCCGGCCGCGGACGGCGGCACGGTCGTGGTGGTCGCCGAGGCCTCGCTGCGCCCGGTGCAGGCGCTCGTCCGATGGGACCCGGCCGGCCACGCGGTTCGGGAACTGGCCGAGCGGACCGAACTGAGGTTCCCGCCGGTGGCGCGGATGGCCTCGGTCACCGGCTCGCCGGCGGCGCTGGCGGAGTTCGTGGACCAGGTACGGCTGCCGGCCGGCACGGACCAGCTCGGCCCGGTGCCGCTGGCCGTGCCCCCGGCGGGCACGCGCGGACGGGCCGGTGCCCTGTCCCCGCCCCCCGGCGAGCAGTGGGAGCGGCTGCTGCTGCGGGTGCCGCCGGGCGCCGGCGCGGCGCTGGCCGCCGCCCTCAAGGAGGCACAGGTCCAGCGGGCCGCCCGGGGCGCCGCCGAACCGACGTTCGTCCGGATGGACCCGCCGGA
- the gmk gene encoding guanylate kinase gives MSPAVSRGAARPLASQGVTPAPPVRHPRLTVLSGPSGVGKSTVVAHLRAAHPEVWLSVSATTRTPRPGEQHGVHYFFVDGDEFDKLVANGELLEWAEFAGNRYGTPRGAVLDKLAAGEPVLLEIDLQGARLVRQSMPEAQLVFLAPPSWDELVRRLTGRGTETAEVIGERLAVARVELAAEAEFDVTLVNTSVEDVARELLALMGIA, from the coding sequence ATGAGTCCTGCAGTCTCCCGGGGGGCGGCCCGCCCCCTCGCTTCGCAGGGGGTCACTCCGGCCCCCCCGGTCAGACACCCGCGGCTGACCGTGCTCTCCGGCCCCTCCGGGGTCGGCAAGAGCACGGTCGTCGCCCACCTGCGCGCGGCACACCCCGAGGTCTGGCTCTCGGTCTCCGCCACCACCCGCACTCCGCGGCCCGGCGAACAGCACGGAGTCCACTACTTCTTCGTCGACGGCGACGAGTTCGACAAACTCGTCGCCAACGGCGAACTCCTGGAGTGGGCCGAGTTCGCCGGCAACCGCTACGGGACCCCGCGCGGAGCCGTACTGGACAAGCTCGCGGCGGGCGAGCCGGTGCTGCTGGAGATCGACCTCCAGGGCGCCCGGCTCGTCCGGCAGTCCATGCCCGAGGCGCAGCTGGTCTTCCTCGCCCCGCCCAGCTGGGACGAACTGGTCCGCCGGCTGACCGGCCGCGGCACCGAGACGGCCGAGGTGATCGGAGAGCGGCTGGCCGTCGCGCGGGTCGAACTCGCCGCCGAAGCGGAGTTCGACGTGACGCTTGTCAACACCTCCGTCGAGGACGTAGCACGCGAGCTGCTAGCCTTGATGGGGATTGCATGA
- the metK gene encoding methionine adenosyltransferase — protein MSRRLFTSESVTEGHPDKIADQISDTILDALLTADPHSRVAVETLITTGQVHIAGEVTTTAYADIATLVRNKILDIGYDSSKKGFDGASCGVSVSIGAQSPDIAQGVDTAYEKRAGTVSDDDELNRQGAGDQGLMFGYASDETPELMPLPITLAHRLSKRLTEVRKNGQIPYLRPDGKTQVTIEYDGDKAVRLDTVVVSSQHASDIDLESLLTPDIREFVVEVELKALLEDGIKLDTEGYRLLVNPTGRFEIGGPMGDAGLTGRKIIIDTYGGMARHGGGAFSGKDPSKVDRSAAYAMRWVAKNVVAAGLATRCEVQVAYAIGKAEPVGLFVETFGTANVDVERIEQAIGQVFDLRPAAIIRDLDLLRPIYAQTAAYGHFGRELPDFTWERTDRVEALRAAAGL, from the coding sequence GTGTCCCGCCGCCTGTTCACCTCGGAGTCCGTGACCGAAGGTCACCCCGACAAGATCGCTGACCAGATCAGCGACACGATTCTCGACGCGCTCCTCACCGCCGACCCGCACTCGCGGGTCGCCGTCGAGACGCTGATCACCACCGGCCAGGTGCATATCGCGGGCGAGGTGACGACGACCGCGTACGCGGACATCGCCACCCTGGTACGCAACAAGATCCTGGACATCGGCTACGACTCCAGCAAGAAGGGCTTCGACGGGGCCTCCTGCGGTGTCTCGGTGTCGATAGGAGCCCAGTCGCCCGACATCGCCCAGGGCGTCGACACCGCCTACGAGAAGCGCGCGGGCACCGTCTCCGACGACGACGAGCTGAACCGGCAGGGCGCCGGCGACCAGGGCCTGATGTTCGGCTACGCCTCCGACGAGACGCCCGAGCTGATGCCGCTGCCGATCACGCTCGCCCACCGGCTGTCCAAGCGCCTCACCGAGGTCCGCAAGAACGGCCAGATCCCGTACCTGCGCCCGGACGGCAAGACCCAGGTCACCATCGAGTACGACGGAGACAAGGCGGTCCGGCTGGACACCGTGGTGGTGTCCTCGCAGCACGCCTCCGACATCGACCTGGAGTCGCTGCTCACCCCCGACATCCGCGAGTTCGTGGTCGAGGTCGAGCTGAAGGCGCTGCTGGAGGACGGCATCAAGCTCGACACCGAGGGCTACCGGCTGCTGGTCAACCCGACCGGGCGGTTCGAGATCGGCGGCCCGATGGGTGACGCGGGACTGACCGGCCGCAAGATCATCATCGACACCTACGGCGGCATGGCCCGCCACGGCGGCGGCGCCTTCTCCGGCAAGGACCCCTCCAAGGTCGACCGGTCCGCCGCCTACGCCATGCGCTGGGTCGCCAAGAACGTGGTCGCGGCCGGCCTCGCCACCCGCTGCGAGGTCCAGGTCGCCTACGCCATCGGCAAGGCCGAGCCGGTCGGCCTGTTCGTGGAGACCTTCGGCACCGCCAACGTGGACGTGGAAAGGATCGAGCAGGCCATCGGCCAGGTCTTCGACCTGCGTCCGGCGGCCATCATCCGCGACCTCGACCTGCTGCGCCCGATCTACGCCCAGACCGCCGCCTACGGCCACTTCGGCCGTGAGCTGCCGGACTTCACCTGGGAGCGCACCGACCGGGTGGAGGCGCTGCGCGCCGCCGCCGGCCTGTAG